AAGTTCTCCTGGAAGGCCAGTTTCAAGATCGCCAAGAGCAGCCTTTCTCCCAGCGGGGTGTTTTGGAGCGAGAGAACCTCTATTTCGTGTTGCGTGGCCCAGAAGACGTCGTGGTGCTCCTGCGTGCCGGCCTTGATCCGATCGAAGTAGATGGGTATGAGGATGGAGAGGGTCTTGATGGCGTTGATGAGCCGGGAGCAATGGAGCCCCGTACGGGAGGCGGGCAGGCAGTTCGCGGAGAGGATGATGTAGAGCGAAAGGAAGACAAGCAAGTTGTTGAAGTTGGGCGGGTTCAAATCGCAGATAATGCGcaggatttttttgaagttggaGTTGATGCGGAAGGCCTGCACGTCCATGGATATGAAGTCCAAGTAGAACTCGTTGAAGACGGCGTCGACGTCGAGCACGACGCCCGGCTTGCCGCTGAACAGGGCACCGACGTCAGGCCCGGTGCCCGGTTTGAAGATTGACAGGTTTAGACTCAACGGGTCAACACTAGTCGAGGAGGAGGGCGAAGGGGAGGGTGAGGGCGTGGGCGTAGGCGAGGACGGAGACGCGGATGCGTCTTCCGGTCGAACCAGAGCGATGCAGTGGTTCAGCAGGATCGAACTGGATTTGGAGTCAGTGTTCCCCATTATGCATAGCCTAGTGTTGGTGTGTTCTGTCTTGTCTTTCTCCTTACTAGCttttctcttgttcttttctgCTTATCTGTACGTGAAATGCACACACTCAATAAGTAGaggtgttttttttttctcggTATGCCTCATGGGAAAAAGcagaccaaaaaaaaaaaaaaaaaaaccaaagcGAGAATACACACACGCGGAAACCGGACCGCAGAGTAGAGAAAAACCCCCTGAGGCAAACCAAACTAAACTAGACTGTGTTGTTTGCTATATTCTATAAAACGGGCGAACTAGAGGAGAGGGTATATAAAGAGtatctataaaaaagaaggggAAGGGAAGAAAACCGGGAGAAAAATGGCGGGTCCGCCGTCAAAGTCTTCTCTTGGTCCCGTTGACCATCGTCTCGTGCTCCGCGGCAGACTCTGGCACCCCCCACTTCTCGAGCGAGGACGCCTCCGTCGACATGGTCCTCTGGTTGATGAGCATGGGTGGCAGCGAGTTTGCCGTGGGCAGCGGCGACCTGGTGAATTGCGGAACAATAACGCTCGAGTAGTCTCTGATGACGCCCGGCTGCAGCGACGCCTGCGAGGTGCCCGGCGTGCTCGAGGCATAACCCTGGTCGACCCGCTGTCTGATCCGCATGCCCACGGTCATCAGCTGGTCCTTGTGGAGGTCCTCCTGTTTTTGTTGATCTTGTTGAtcttgctgttgttgatgTAGCTGTCTTTTCGGGACGAGGCTGCTGGCCCATTCTAGTTGCGCGTCCATCGTGCTCCTAcagtaatttttttttgtgttCTGGTCCAGTTCCGGTGTTGCGCTTCTCTCTTCCTCTTGCTGTATGCTTCTATATCTATGTTTatctcttttcctttgttaTTCTATTCCGTTCCCTGTTGCCTGCTGCTGCTGGGTGAATAAATAGGAAACAGAAACGCCCCACCCGACCGGCGGCGGGAAACGAACCACAAAAAGCGCGCTGCGCGGTACGAGCCGGGCAGCGCGCAGTGGAGAGAACACCCATGCCCACGCGCACCCAAAGGTGCGCGTGGGCGAACGGTGCGCTCTGCTAACGGCAAGACCTGGCGTCCCCTGCCGTTAGCGAGCGGCTAGCTGCAGTCGCGTGCCCTTGCCCTTAGCGGCTGACTGGCTGACTCGGTGGCATATATAAACTGGAACCACCGAACAGTGTGTGGGTATCGCATACCTTCTACTTTGCCACAGCACCGCACAGCACAGCACAGCACAGCACCACAGCACAAATGTCCGAAGCTACCCTCTCCTCCAAGCAGACCATCGAATGGGAAAACAAGTATTCCGCCCATAACTACCACCCCTTGCCCGTAGTTTTCCACAAGGCGAAGGGCGCGCACGTGTGGGACCCGGAGGGTAAGGAGTACCTGGACTTTCTGAGCGCTTATTCCGCGGTCAACCAGGGCCATTGCCACCCTCACATCATCAACGCGTTGACGGAACAAGCACAGACGCTAACGCTGTCCTCCAGAGC
This genomic window from Saccharomyces kudriavzevii IFO 1802 strain IFO1802 genome assembly, chromosome: 12 contains:
- the DIF1 gene encoding Dif1p (similar to Saccharomyces cerevisiae DIF1 (YLR437C) and SML1 (YML058W); ancestral locus Anc_4.316), whose translation is MDAQLEWASSLVPKRQLHQQQQDQQDQQKQEDLHKDQLMTVGMRIRQRVDQGYASSTPGTSQASLQPGVIRDYSSVIVPQFTRSPLPTANSLPPMLINQRTMSTEASSLEKWGVPESAAEHETMVNGTKRRL